A segment of the Deltaproteobacteria bacterium genome:
CCTGGAGGCTTCCTTCGAGGGCTGCAAACTGACCGGGGTCGGTCTGGCCGCTGTTCACCTCTCAGGAGCGGTAGCCTTGGAATGCGAGTTCGCGTCCTGCGCCTTGGCGGATGTGGACGCCTCGGGATTCCGGCTCTGGGACAGCCGCCTGCGTGGTGTGGAATGGCAGCGCTGTCTGTTGGTCGGAGCCGAATTCATGGACTGCGAGTGCCACCCCATGCGCATGGAGGACACCTCGGTTTCCGACTGCCTTGTCACAGCCACTCGGACCGACACGCCACCCCTCATGACCCGGGCCGCCGAAGGAATCCTCGCCCGCTTGGCCGGGCCTGATCCAGACGCCCTGGCTGCTGTGCACGCAGCCCTGGCGTTGGCTTCTCCCAAGTGGTGCCTCAAAATCCTCACCGAATGGACTGCGGCCTGGGAACTGACCCGCACGGCCAGGGTCATGCTCGACTACAACCAGAAACGCCTCCGCAGGGCCCGGACCAGGATGCAGCCCGACCAGGCCGCTTTTCTCCAGGCCGTGCCCCACCTTCTGGCTCTCACAGCCGTGGATCGTTTTCTGGAGCTGCCCGCGTCAGCACAGGCCCGGCTCAGGGACTTTACCCCGGGACTGTTCGAACGGAGATGGGTCAAAAGCCTGCTGGGAGCTCAGGATCCCGGACCTGAACCCGAGGGCCAAAGCATCGAGGTCGTGGCCGTCTATTCCATGGGTAGCATCGGGACCATTGCCCAGACCCCGGAATCGGACATCGACTGCTGGGTATGCCTGGCCCAGGACCAAGACCCTAAAGCCGTCCGAATTCTTGAGGAAAAGCTGACTGCCCTGGGCCGATGGGCCTGGGAGCGCCTTGGCCTCGAGGTCCACTTCTTCCCCATGTGCCTGGACCGCATCGCCGTCAATGACTTCGGAGAGGCCGGGGATGAGAGTTCCGGATCGGCCCAGGCCTTCCTGCTCAAGGAGGAATTCTACCGGACCGGCATACGTCTCGGCGGGGCCATTCCTCAGTGGTGGTGCGCCCCCCCGGACATTTCACCCGAAGGATACGAGGCTGTGGGCCGGAGAGCCCGCAGCTGCCCCTGCCTCGGCCCTGAACTGGTCGCGGACTTCGGATATCCGGCCAAGGTCCCGGCCCAGGAATTTCTCGGAGCATGTCTTTGGCAGATGGTCAAAGGCATGACCAGCCCCTTCAAGTCGGTCATCAAGCTCGGGCTGTTCCAAAAATATGCGTTGGAGGACGAAGAGGATGGAGACGGGCTGCTCTGCGAGCGGCTCAAGGCGGGGCTACTTGGTGGCCGAACCGCCGCCGAGGACGTCGACCCCTATTGCATGGTCTACGCCGCTCTCCGCGATTACTTCGGGAGGGACCAGGCCATGGGCACCCTGGAACTGCTCCGGGCCGCCTTTCTCACCAAGGCCGGGTTGACCAAGATTCCGCTCTTCATGGGGGAACCGGCCACATTCCTCGACTCCAGCTGTCTCGCCTTTTTTCTCGAGGATGAAAAGGTGGACGCCGAAGCCCTGTCCGTCCTGTCGCGGCCTCTGACTCTCCGAAAATCCCTGGGCCTCGGTCGGGACGTGAACCGGTTCATGATTCAGGCCTATCAGGACATCCGGGGCCGACTCACGGGCAGGGAGCAGTCTTCGAGTCCCAGTGCTGCGCCCAGGGACATGCTGTGGCTATCTCGCTGCATCTTCGCCGTCTACAATAAGCAGGCCAGCAGCAAGGTCGAGCGGATACCCTTTCTGAATTTCCAGCCGCCCAAAGTTCACGAGCTGGTCCTCAGCCGTCAAACCGACAACGACAGAAACGACTTTTGGATCGTCCACGGGCGGCAGGGCACGGCCTGTTCCATGGAACTGGGGAAGAACCCCAGTCTGATTCATCTGGCCGTCTGGCTGGTTCTCAACGGCCTCTACGACCCGCAACGGATCGTCCGATCCCAGGGCCCGACGATTCCGGTGTCCATGGCCGACATGAACGCGCTCCTGACCCACATGTGGTCCTTCTTCGAACCTGAACGGGAGTTCAGGGTTGATCCCGGGCGCTTCCTCGCTCCGGACCGGGCAGTTCGGGGTATTTTGGTCCTCAACCTCTGCGCTCCGCCCAAGGCCGAAACCGTGACCGAGGCCCATCTCGTCTACGCCACGTCCTGGGAGGAAATTTTCTGCATCGGACTGCCCCCGGATGAAACAGCCCTTCAGCTCAGGCCGAAAGACTTCGTGGCCCAACATCTGTCCCACCCCCTCGATGCGGATCTAAACCTTCAGGTTTTCATTCCCCGTTCAATGAGGATTCCCAGACCAGACCTTCCCCGGATAGGCCAGAGCGGATAGACTCGATTACAGTCCCATCTTCAGTCTGGCATCGTCAATGAGAGACTTAGGATCGTCTTCGGTCCGCATGATGTGATCGGCAACGGCCATGTACAAAGGTTCGCGCTCAGCCAGGACCCGGGCCACCTCCTGCGCCGGATTCACGCCGGTCAGGGAAGGCCTCTGTCCAGACTCAGGCGACGCTTCCAAACGCCTGGCCAGGGTGGCCGCTTCGGCCATGAGATAAAAGACCACCCCTCGACGGCGCAGAAGCTCTCTATTGCCCTCGGACAGGATCGCCCCTCCACCGGTGGCCACGACCTGGCCGCAGCCCTCGGCCACCCGGGCCAGAATCCTGCTCTCGACCCGGCGAAAGGCCTCCCATCCGTCTTCGGCGACGATCTCGACCACGCTCAGATTCGTCTCGGCCTTGATTTCCTCGTCGGTGTCCACGAAAACCAAACCGAGCTCGGCGGCAAGCATCCGGCCCAGGGTCGTCTTCCCCACCGCCCGGGGACCAACCAAAAAGACATTTTCCTTCAAGGGGTTGAACGATTCGGAACCGCCAGACCCAGGGCCGATAACCCTTCTGGCATCCGCTTCCTCAACCTCCACCCGCTGGGAGATGAATCTGGCTGTTTCCATTTTGTTCATTTCATCATTCCTCCCCGCCGAGAAAAATATCGACGATCTCCCGGATCTCGACCTCGGCCCGGTCCACAATTCCGACCAGATCCCTGGTCTGTATCCCCAAGGTCTTCCAGGTGACCTCGCTCAATTCCGGAATGATGATTGATCCGCTGGAGCCATATCCCAAGGCCACGGCCAGCACGTCCGCCAGATTGATCAACGCCGGTTCCAAAGGCTCGGAGCAGCGCATCGGCGTGTGATGGAACCGAACCACTTGGCTCAGGCTGCGGGGCAGGTTCCACTCCTTGAACAGCAGGGTGCCGACCACGGCATGGTCGAAGCCCATGACCTTCTGCTCGGCATCGTAGAGGGGGATCTTGTCAGATCGGGAAAAGATCAGGGCCTCCATGCATGCGCAGGGCATCTGTCTAAAGAGGACCAGACGGCCGATATCGTGAAGCATCCCGGCCACGAAATACCGCTCCAGGCCCGACTGTCCGATCTCGTCGGCCAGTCGGCTGGCCAGGACCCCGCAGCCAATGGAGTGGGCCCAGAAGGACTTCATGTCCACCAGTTCGGCCGGGATCTTGGTGAATGTCTTGATGGCCGAGATGCCCAGGGCCAGGGTGGCCAATTCGTTAGACCCGACAATGGTCACGGCCCTTCGGATGGAGTCCACCCTGGCTGGAAACCCGTAGAACGGACTGTTCACTAGGCGCAAAAGCTTGGCCGACAGGCTGGTGTCCTTGCTGACCACCTCGGCCACGTCAGCCGAGGAACTCAATGGGGATTGGAGGACTTTTCTGATCCGGAAATAGATGTCCGGAAACGAGGTCAGCTGGACCTCGTGCTGGACGAGCTCCTCCACCGTGCCCTCGCCCTTGA
Coding sequences within it:
- the aroL gene encoding shikimate kinase AroL yields the protein MKENVFLVGPRAVGKTTLGRMLAAELGLVFVDTDEEIKAETNLSVVEIVAEDGWEAFRRVESRILARVAEGCGQVVATGGGAILSEGNRELLRRRGVVFYLMAEAATLARRLEASPESGQRPSLTGVNPAQEVARVLAEREPLYMAVADHIMRTEDDPKSLIDDARLKMGL
- a CDS encoding HDOD domain-containing protein; the encoded protein is MGLVKTDKIIAGMVLAKDLVDAKGRLLIPKGTVLDDVRKEHLGRWGIDGVEIEDDSCAGKEPCRASMEDYEAAEAYLTPLFEASNLHFSAIRAIFKLGVRRTAGRIATGWTPPKLEALPYVNDGTFEDLFLKGEGTVEELVQHEVQLTSFPDIYFRIRKVLQSPLSSSADVAEVVSKDTSLSAKLLRLVNSPFYGFPARVDSIRRAVTIVGSNELATLALGISAIKTFTKIPAELVDMKSFWAHSIGCGVLASRLADEIGQSGLERYFVAGMLHDIGRLVLFRQMPCACMEALIFSRSDKIPLYDAEQKVMGFDHAVVGTLLFKEWNLPRSLSQVVRFHHTPMRCSEPLEPALINLADVLAVALGYGSSGSIIIPELSEVTWKTLGIQTRDLVGIVDRAEVEIREIVDIFLGGEE